Within the Taeniopygia guttata chromosome 1, bTaeGut7.mat, whole genome shotgun sequence genome, the region TGCTTAGACAAATCTGTGAGCAGTTAGAGAATACATAGAGGAATACAATTCTAAAGAATATTTATATTACATTTACTCTCActtaaaaatcaggaaaatctTTGGCAAAACTGAAAAGTCTGGGTCTGCAACACCATTGGGGATGCTTATGAACTGATCATCAGGGAAATGCCACAATCCCTGTCATGAGGTTCAATGCCCTAAAGCATCAAAGCTGTAAAAGGCCATAAACTTGTTTTACAGATCTTGCTCAAAAGCTAGCAGAGTTAGCTGGTATCCAACACAGAAGATCCCTTGGGAACATTTTAAATGCCGTTATtatgaaaatatgtaaatatcccaaatttatATGACCTATTTCTGGTGCTTGCTTTCCTGAGAGGTTCCTTTGGCCTTCAGTCTTGCACAGTTCTTGCCTCACACCATGTTCATCTCAGTTTTGGAGGTGTTCATGCACTGCAGGAGGAAACTAGACTTTATACACCACATCTCCAAATGCAATGGAGCTCGACTTTAGGAAGACTGTGGGCTGACTGGAAATCCTGGTTCACTATAGAAAGCATTGTTGGGATTGCCATGGGGACAAGACCTTACCTCCTCAAAAATACAGCTCTGGAAATGCTATGAAAAATAGCCAACCAAGGGGGAGAGAGGACAACCATGAaacagcagcatccccagggatTTTACTGAAATGTATTTACAGTTCTCCTTGCATGTATTAATACTGTTTGTGACTCAGGGCTTTTAATTCACCATCAATCACACTTGCATCGAATACCCTGCTGGAGGGCAAGGAGCAGGGAGCAATACTCTCCACGGTTTCCATTCAGGTACACCAGAAGGAGCCGAATTAAATGAATTCCCACATGCCTGCTCCTGTACCCCCTCAGACCTCGAAAGCGAGCGTGCCTTTGCTCTcatgcagggctgctgccagaCAAAGGCGCAGAGATTTCCCCGTCTCCCTGTCAGTCAGCCACACGCACACGCACACGTACTCCCCCCGGAGTCTCTCGGCTCTTTCACGTGAATACTTCAGTTATTTCCCAATGCCGTATTTGCAGAAACAGGAATCACGCGTCCCATACGCTCCTTGCTTCTGCCCCCTCCccttcagcagctgcccacCAAGGCAGAAGATGCTGCGGCTGGCAGCGATTCCTGCTCGGGGCTGCCTGTTTGAGTCCCCCAAGCCGAGGGAGCGGCTGGGCACATCTGGAACACCGCAGCGGGGGCGGGCAGCAGCCCTGACCCAGCCGAGGGCACAAGCAGCGCCGTcctcggccccagccccggtcCCAGCCCTCTTCCCCTCCGGGCACAGGCAgaccgggccgggcgggcggtgccaggccggggccgccccgctgCTCGGGAGCGGGAGGCAGGGCCGGCGGCATCTGGCCAGAGCCATTGTCTGCTGGCCCGGCGCCAAAGCCTGGCCGGGGGGCGTTGTGGGGTGGTTCCCTTCTTCCACTGCAGCGGGGTTGCAGCGACATCAGCAATGGGATTTTGCTGTCCCTGCATCGGGATGCAAAGGCAGCGGGGGGTCGGGGGGCGCGCCGGCGACAGATCCCGGAGCTCTGAAGGGACGGGGGTTTCGGCTTTTCCTTCTCAATGCCGACGTTTGAGTAACGTTATCAGCGAGATGATATTGCTCAACCAGGAGAGCGTCACGCAGGGACGTGGAGCGCAGCCACCGCCCGGCTCCAGCCAAGCACAGCCCTCTGCCGCCGCGGGAGGCGGCCGgcggctgcccctgccctggccccGCTCCCTGCCCCCGTCCTGCTctcagccccggcccggcccgccccggaCACGCAGCAGCCCCGGGACGGGGGCCCGGGAGTCACGGGCAGTGGCGGCTCCCCCCGTCCCGTCCTGGGGCTGTCTCCCGTcggccggggctggggcagggaccGAGGAGACTGGGGCGATGCTCGGCTACGAGCCGGGCTGAAAGCTGCGCTTGTGTCTCTGAGTGTGTCTGCCTGtatgtgcgtgtgtgtgtgtgtgtgtgtgtgtagctTTGTGTGCGTGTACGCGTGTgcgcggggaggaggagggctggGCGAAgaagggagggggaggaagccaggggggaaagaagaaaagagagagagaaaaacgCGGAAAGCGGCAAAATCTGGTGACATCACCTCTCATTTGCATAGGCGCGGGGATAAAACCGCCCCGCCAGCGAGCGCCTTTTATACTGGCGTGcggagcggcggcagcagcgagCGGCGGGACTGAGCATCACCGCGCGGGGACACCGGTGGGTCCCGCCGCGCCCCCAGCCACCCCCCCGGGCCCCTCAGCACAGGCAGCATGAACCCGGCACCCCTGCCGGGGGGGGGccgagggcagggcagggcgcGGGGGCTTTTGTccgggggggtgggagggaggcaaggaggaagggagggggcTATTGTCCGCGTAGGGGTATTGTTTGAGGGCGCGCTGCTGCAGGGCGGTGGCGTGCGAGGAGCAAGGCGGCTTTGTTGCCGTCACagggctttatttttaaattacttttccctTAACGAGTTAAAAACGCGGTCAGCGCCGGGTGCGTCCCCCCTATTGTACTCCGCAGCGCGCAGACAGTGGGACCTGCCCCCGGTGGAAGCTGGCGGCGAACCGCAACGCTTGGGATGTTGGATTATACAAGTGCTTCCTAAAAattagtattattttaaaatatgtcgGGGGTGAGGCGTGTAACTTGCAGCGAGCTTGAGCGGGCGGCTCCCGCGGGTGCCCGCGGTGGGtgcggcgggcgcggccccgccgggggggccgggcAGCCCTGGCCGGGGGTAACGCGCTCTTCCCTCCGTGCGCAGAGCCACCTGCCAACATGTCCGACAAACCAGACATGGCTGAGATCGAGAAATTTGACAAGTCCAAATTGAAGAAGACAGAGACGCAAGAGAAAAATCCGCTGCCTTCAAAAGAAAGTGAgtggcagggaggagcaggcgcggagggagggagggagtcgggcagggaaggagggagacgggcagggagggagggaggaaggaaaggatgaAGGGGGGGAGGCGGGAGGAGACAAAGAGGGGCGGCAGGCGGGAGCCGGGGGTGCGGCGGGTGTAGGGAGGATACGCGGCTGTGTCTGTGCTAGACAGCGAAAACCTGAACCCACCGCCTAGCAGCGCTTAATTTACAATAATCTACACCCTGTTTTGGTCTGTAgctaaaaatatacatttattttagcAGTTTATAGCAATTGTCATGTGAATGCATTTCAGGTTCTcgattttcattttgttttctccttctctgtttttttcccccttttagcAATTGAACAGGAGAAGCAAGCGGGTGAATCGTAATGAAATCTGCCCTTCCAAATTATGCACTGTACATTCCACAAGCATTGCcttcttattttacttcttttagCTGTTTAACTTTGT harbors:
- the TMSB4X gene encoding thymosin beta-4, yielding MSDKPDMAEIEKFDKSKLKKTETQEKNPLPSKETIEQEKQAGES